The proteins below come from a single Treponema phagedenis genomic window:
- a CDS encoding C39 family peptidase, with protein MHIKLYKIKSMFFACVYGLIFSAWIFSFTPDIQGVQSLEKLRFSFVHEQGEDESCGLSVVSSILNLYLNLAVTEADLLNQLAEELQTTRKVTMAQMMRIFQAYGYQTKAYKIDMDNLIKAVQYYAPVIVHYDKPELHFAFILQADKDYVIVADPVLGLEMQTAKDFQKKWSKTVLLVKIPEQILNKSVLKKAIANTIQKYTVLERIAERKW; from the coding sequence ATGCATATTAAGTTATATAAAATAAAAAGTATGTTTTTTGCTTGTGTGTATGGGTTGATTTTTTCAGCGTGGATATTTTCTTTTACCCCTGACATACAAGGGGTACAGTCTTTGGAAAAATTACGTTTTTCCTTTGTTCATGAACAAGGAGAAGATGAATCTTGCGGACTTTCTGTGGTGTCGTCAATTCTTAATTTATATTTAAACCTTGCGGTAACCGAAGCTGATCTGCTTAACCAACTGGCGGAAGAATTGCAAACAACCCGTAAGGTAACAATGGCACAAATGATGCGGATTTTTCAAGCGTATGGTTATCAGACAAAAGCATATAAAATCGATATGGACAATCTTATTAAAGCAGTACAATATTATGCCCCTGTTATAGTGCATTATGATAAGCCGGAATTACATTTTGCATTTATTTTGCAAGCTGATAAAGACTATGTTATTGTAGCAGACCCTGTTTTAGGTTTGGAAATGCAAACGGCAAAAGACTTTCAAAAAAAATGGTCCAAAACGGTTCTTTTAGTAAAAATTCCTGAACAGATATTAAATAAGTCAGTATTGAAAAAAGCTATTGCAAATACTATTCAAAAATATACAGTATTAGAGAGGATTGCAGAAAGGAAATGGTAA